A genomic stretch from Lathyrus oleraceus cultivar Zhongwan6 chromosome 2, CAAS_Psat_ZW6_1.0, whole genome shotgun sequence includes:
- the LOC127123583 gene encoding uncharacterized protein LOC127123583, with the protein MEGDQIFGVATREMCLMSGLVIPAKFKTPNIDQYEGATCPKINLIMYYRKMAAHMDNDKLMIHYFLDSLKSASSKWYLTLDQTCIHCFQDLDDAFIKQYKYDMYLASDRRKLLSMSQKDSESFKEYAHRWRETASQVEPPLTEKELVDWFVDTVRQEFFERMVGSMTSRCYDLVAIGIKVELGFKNGKMINAASNSNNNNNNTKKFSSSFHKKKE; encoded by the coding sequence ATGGAAGGTGATCAAATCTTTGGTGTTGCTACCAGAGAAATGTGCCTTATGTCTGGATTGGTGATCCCCGCAAAATTCAAGACACCCAACATTGATCAATATGAAGGAGCTACTTGTCCCAAAATTAATCTCATCATGTACTATAGAAAGATGGCAGCTCACATGGACAATGACAAACTTATGATCCACTATTTCCTAGACAGTTTGAAAAGTGCCTCTTCCAAATGGTACTTGACCCTTGATCAAACTTGCATCCATTGTTTCCAAGATCTGGATGATGCTTTCATCAAACAATACAAGTACGACATGTATCTAGCTTCTGATAGAAGGAAATTGTTGAGCATGTCCCAAAAAGATTCTGAATcctttaaagaatatgcacacAGGTGGAGAGAGACTGCATCTCAAGTGGAACCTCCATTAACTGAAAAAGAATTGGTAGATTGGTTCGTCGACACAGTGCGACAAGAGTTTTTTGAGAGGATGGTAGGAAGCATGACATCACGTTGTTATGACTTGGTGGCCATAGGTATCAAAGTGGAACTTGGCTTTAAAAATGGCAAGATGATTAATGCGGCTAGTAAttccaacaacaacaataataatacCAAGAAATTCTCTAGCAGTTTCCATAAGAAAAAGGAATGA